The proteins below come from a single Pirellulales bacterium genomic window:
- a CDS encoding alpha-amylase/4-alpha-glucanotransferase domain-containing protein, whose protein sequence is MTNPLRLVLVLHQHQPVGNLEAVNEEIYRDSYLPLLETLAEYPSLPVNLHVSGSLVDWLSARHPEYLHRVRELVTAQRIEILGGAYHDPILPMLSHTDRRGQIDTFGRRLGQLCGVRPRGMWLAERIWEPSIAADMAACDIEHTVLDDYHFHAAGLANDRLRGYYLTEAAGQLVALFAGDEQLRYLIPFAEPEETIAYLRGIAQATPGAVMVYADDAEKFGSWPGMRERVYERQWLRRFLAALTAHADWLRVTTLGETIDHVPPLGKVYVPEGSYREMDTWSTLSSGSSRPQGTWRNFRVKYPEIDEMYCRMLAVSRRCEAAAAEADDDPTVAVVREAQQALYRAQCGCAYWHGIFGGVYVPHLRQAVYQNLIEAEKHLDTAAGRSEPWLSATIDDFNLDVHKELQLANSKLSLFLAPEAGGSLYELDVRETGSNLLATLARRPEPYHPQPSATATSDNEATTQPLVYDAHCRRSLLDHFFDASATLDEVAMNRAIERGDFVQGRYRARLRRTGEGVCAQLARAGHLWGRGVTVTKEVTLWAERATMNVHYELTGLPPGQPLQFAIEFNFAGFPPGTADRYFVDARNQVLSDLGRRVDLPAAPSLRLVDRCQGLDVSLAVSEPAGFWAFPILSTSRSQRGLETIQQSVAVMPHWRIVGDATGRFAVDLQLSVVTSPAGSHPALALRPVPQQAVAAAAPRTADSTVRYVIDSAHEQIAPKSATATPTRYMYGL, encoded by the coding sequence ATGACGAACCCCTTGCGCCTCGTGCTGGTGCTGCACCAGCATCAGCCGGTCGGCAATCTGGAAGCGGTCAACGAGGAGATTTATCGAGACAGCTATCTCCCTCTGTTGGAGACGCTCGCCGAATATCCCTCCTTGCCGGTGAACTTGCACGTCAGCGGTTCGCTCGTCGATTGGCTGTCCGCGCGGCATCCGGAGTACCTGCACCGGGTGCGCGAGCTGGTTACGGCCCAACGCATCGAGATCTTGGGCGGCGCTTATCACGATCCGATCCTGCCGATGCTCTCGCACACCGACCGGCGCGGGCAGATCGACACGTTCGGCCGCCGGCTAGGCCAACTGTGCGGTGTCCGCCCGCGCGGCATGTGGCTTGCCGAGCGGATTTGGGAACCTTCGATCGCGGCCGATATGGCCGCTTGCGACATCGAGCACACGGTGCTCGACGATTACCACTTTCACGCGGCCGGCCTCGCGAACGATCGCTTGCGTGGGTACTACTTGACCGAAGCGGCCGGACAACTCGTGGCCCTGTTTGCCGGCGACGAGCAGTTGCGCTACCTGATTCCGTTTGCCGAGCCGGAAGAAACGATCGCCTATCTGCGCGGGATCGCGCAGGCCACGCCGGGCGCCGTGATGGTTTACGCCGACGATGCCGAGAAGTTCGGCTCGTGGCCCGGCATGCGCGAGCGCGTGTACGAGCGGCAATGGCTGCGCCGCTTCCTGGCGGCGCTCACGGCCCATGCCGATTGGCTGCGCGTGACGACGCTGGGCGAAACGATCGATCACGTGCCCCCCTTGGGCAAGGTTTACGTGCCCGAGGGGAGCTACCGCGAAATGGATACCTGGTCGACGCTGTCGAGCGGAAGTTCTCGGCCGCAGGGCACCTGGCGCAATTTCCGCGTGAAGTATCCCGAAATCGACGAGATGTATTGCCGCATGTTGGCCGTCAGTCGGCGCTGCGAAGCGGCCGCCGCCGAAGCTGATGACGACCCGACGGTCGCCGTCGTGCGCGAGGCGCAGCAGGCTCTCTATCGCGCCCAGTGCGGCTGCGCGTATTGGCATGGCATCTTCGGCGGCGTCTACGTGCCGCACTTGCGCCAGGCGGTTTATCAAAACCTGATTGAGGCCGAAAAGCATCTCGACACCGCCGCCGGCCGCAGTGAGCCGTGGCTGTCGGCCACGATCGATGATTTCAATCTGGACGTCCACAAGGAATTACAGCTGGCCAATAGCAAGCTGTCACTTTTTCTCGCGCCGGAAGCCGGTGGCAGTCTGTACGAGCTTGACGTCCGTGAGACAGGCTCGAACTTACTGGCCACGCTAGCCAGACGCCCGGAACCGTACCACCCGCAGCCTTCCGCAACAGCGACAAGCGACAACGAAGCAACTACCCAGCCATTGGTCTATGACGCGCACTGCCGCAGAAGCCTGCTGGATCACTTTTTCGATGCCAGTGCCACGCTCGATGAGGTTGCCATGAATCGCGCGATCGAGCGTGGCGACTTCGTGCAGGGGCGCTACCGCGCGCGATTGCGCCGCACCGGCGAGGGCGTCTGCGCGCAGCTTGCGCGGGCGGGCCACCTGTGGGGACGCGGCGTTACGGTCACGAAGGAAGTTACGCTGTGGGCCGAGCGCGCCACGATGAACGTTCATTACGAGCTGACCGGGCTGCCGCCGGGGCAACCTTTGCAGTTCGCCATTGAGTTCAATTTTGCCGGCTTTCCGCCCGGCACCGCCGACCGTTACTTTGTCGACGCCCGTAACCAGGTGCTCTCGGACCTGGGGCGGCGCGTCGATCTGCCGGCTGCCCCTTCACTACGGCTGGTGGATCGTTGCCAGGGGCTCGATGTCAGCCTGGCCGTGTCCGAGCCGGCCGGCTTTTGGGCGTTCCCGATTCTCTCGACGAGCCGGTCGCAGCGCGGCCTCGAAACCATCCAGCAATCGGTCGCCGTCATGCCGCATTGGCGGATCGTCGGTGATGCGACGGGGCGCTTCGCTGTTGATTTGCAGTTGTCGGTCGTTACCTCGCCGGCTGGTTCCCATCCCGCGCTCGCGCTGCGCCCCGTGCCTCAACAGGCGGTCGCTGCCGCTGCGCCGCGGACGGCCGACAGTACGGTGCGGTACGTGATCGATTCGGCCCACGAGCAGATCGCTCCGAAATCGGCCACCGCGACACCGACGCGATATATGTACGGGCTGTAG
- a CDS encoding redoxin domain-containing protein, translating into MRGFRPALLSALTFLAALALENRAVRAADAAAATPIGKRVASVALPDHHGRDVSLSDFQEKKVLVLVFLGTECPLAKSYALRLNELAKEYESQGVAFLGIDSNLQDSLSDIAAFVKAHDLAFPLLKDLGNKLADTLGAQRTPEAFLLDGERVVRYWGRIDDQYGFKTGAGYVKPKLNERSLALAIDDVLAGRPVAKPMTKADGCLIGRVKHEPHGEVTYSNQIARIFNDRCVSCHRPGEIAPFAMTSYDEVQGWAEMIGEVVADGRMPPWFADPHFGNFKNDPRVTDDERKMIATWIANGCPEGDKSQLPAPREFAEGWQIGQPDQIVYMQDEPFQVPAEGTVEYQFFTVDPGWTEDKWVQASECRPSNRSVVHHIIVFPRREGDDDMGGRGGLAGYAPGTPPHVNPPGTAVFVPAGSKLVFQLHYTPNGSPQKDRSAVAIKFEDPKNVKWRVATIGASNAAFAIPPHADNYPVESQQKFGSDIQLLSLFPHMHLRGKAFHYEAIYPDGTKEVLLDVPHYDFNWQNSFIFEKMKTLPKGTTLHCLAHFDNSEHNLANPNPDETVKWGDQTWEEMMIGWYDMAVPVEASLAEAVPERANRRRNRDGETRQKQEAKPEAKPADGDAE; encoded by the coding sequence ATGCGAGGTTTCCGGCCCGCTCTTCTCTCGGCTCTCACGTTCCTGGCAGCCTTGGCCTTGGAAAACCGTGCCGTCCGAGCGGCCGACGCGGCCGCGGCCACGCCGATCGGCAAGCGCGTTGCTTCGGTCGCACTACCGGATCATCACGGGCGCGACGTTTCGCTGTCCGACTTTCAAGAGAAGAAGGTCCTGGTGCTGGTGTTCCTCGGCACCGAATGCCCGCTGGCCAAGAGCTACGCGCTAAGGCTTAACGAGCTGGCGAAAGAATACGAGTCGCAAGGCGTGGCCTTCCTCGGCATCGATTCGAATCTGCAGGATTCGCTTTCGGATATCGCCGCGTTCGTCAAAGCCCATGATCTCGCCTTTCCGCTGCTCAAGGACCTGGGCAACAAGCTGGCCGACACGCTCGGCGCGCAGCGCACGCCCGAGGCCTTTCTGCTCGACGGCGAACGCGTCGTTCGCTATTGGGGGCGGATCGATGATCAGTACGGCTTCAAAACGGGCGCCGGCTACGTGAAGCCGAAGCTGAACGAACGCTCGCTGGCCCTCGCGATCGACGACGTGCTGGCCGGGCGGCCGGTCGCCAAGCCGATGACCAAGGCCGACGGTTGCTTGATCGGCCGCGTGAAACACGAGCCGCACGGCGAGGTCACGTACTCGAACCAGATCGCGCGGATCTTCAACGATCGCTGCGTCAGTTGCCACCGGCCGGGCGAGATCGCGCCCTTTGCCATGACGTCGTACGACGAAGTGCAGGGCTGGGCCGAGATGATCGGCGAGGTCGTGGCCGACGGGCGCATGCCGCCGTGGTTCGCCGATCCGCACTTCGGAAACTTCAAAAACGACCCCCGGGTGACCGACGACGAACGAAAGATGATCGCCACGTGGATCGCCAACGGCTGCCCCGAAGGGGACAAGAGCCAGTTGCCGGCGCCGCGCGAGTTTGCCGAAGGTTGGCAAATCGGCCAGCCGGACCAGATCGTCTACATGCAAGACGAACCGTTCCAGGTTCCCGCCGAGGGAACCGTCGAATACCAGTTCTTCACCGTCGACCCCGGCTGGACCGAGGACAAATGGGTGCAGGCCAGCGAATGCCGGCCGAGCAATCGAAGCGTCGTACATCACATCATTGTCTTCCCGCGACGCGAGGGGGATGACGATATGGGAGGTCGTGGCGGCCTGGCCGGCTACGCGCCCGGAACGCCTCCGCACGTGAATCCGCCGGGCACGGCCGTCTTCGTACCGGCCGGCTCGAAGCTGGTTTTCCAATTGCACTACACGCCTAACGGCTCGCCACAGAAGGATCGCAGCGCCGTGGCGATCAAGTTCGAAGACCCGAAGAACGTGAAGTGGCGCGTCGCCACGATCGGCGCCTCGAACGCCGCGTTTGCCATTCCGCCGCATGCGGATAATTACCCGGTGGAATCGCAGCAGAAATTCGGCAGCGACATCCAACTGCTGTCGCTCTTCCCGCACATGCACTTGCGCGGCAAGGCGTTCCACTACGAGGCCATCTATCCCGACGGGACGAAGGAAGTGCTGCTTGATGTGCCGCACTACGACTTCAATTGGCAAAACAGCTTCATTTTCGAAAAGATGAAGACACTGCCCAAGGGAACGACGCTGCACTGCCTCGCGCATTTCGACAATTCGGAGCACAACCTCGCGAATCCGAATCCGGACGAGACGGTGAAGTGGGGCGATCAAACCTGGGAAGAGATGATGATCGGCTGGTACGACATGGCCGTGCCGGTCGAGGCGTCGCTGGCCGAGGCCGTGCCCGAACGGGCCAACCGCCGCCGCAATCGCGACGGCGAAACGCGGCAAAAGCAGGAAGCCAAGCCCGAGGCCAAACCAGCCGACGGCGACGCGGAATAA
- a CDS encoding PVC-type heme-binding CxxCH protein, translating to MQKSRMIGSILLAAAQLLGGGATCCAEDAPQTARSPQQEQATFVLADANLAIDLVAAEPDVTSPVAMCWDADGAMYVAEMRDYPVGPASGTIRKLVDADGDGHYERATLFADKLNFPNGVLATGEGLLVTAAPDFLLLRDTDHDGVADERRVVFTGFGEGNQQLRANGLCWGLDNWIYGANGRSDGVVRRPDEPADRGVSIRTRDFRFSRDFKRFEAVMGQSQFGQTHDDAGRRFLSWNTIPIRQVMFSEADVSRNPYLAAAAVHNLADPSDLGEVFPISPRPQTFNRESTNHYNAMAGLGIFRGDALGDEYAGDAFVGESLSSLVHRRKLAPVGPTFVSHRVEQGKEFLAARDSWFHPVFACTGPDGALYIADFYRRWVEHPQFVTGEWRNKVDWREGVAHGRIWRVHRRDRARQTAPNLARAGTAELVAELASTNGWRRDTAQRLLVERGDRSVASQLLKLARGDNARAALHALSTLDGIGALDDAAVLASFAHPAADVRRQAVLLAALRWRNAQALRQAACRLAETEKDAGVLFELARAVGDLPAEEKLPALVALARVKDAPWIVRALSASAADVAGPFIARLAAENSSWLGDPSIEQVETLEYLGECWAVVPNESDAGSCMDFLASDRAEKNLSGRLAVLAGATRAWHHTAATGKASPADPSRDPRLVPTIDAALGQAFAEAARTDLRSLAVRVVGDVGSSEQVARLAPLAAGSATGPAADTAVASICRRGDGALVRELIDGWASFTPARRRLIASSALESTVASREFVDAIAREVVRAAEIDPAVRAAFEKSRDAEIAAQAAELFARSAPAPRDEVLARYRPALELAGNREHGAKLFKEHCATCHTILGFGRQVGPDISGVAGRPKETLLGDLLDPSRQVAPDFLSYSLITRDGRALAGILVSDTGEAVTLRRGEGADDVVLRADIEELQASGKSLMPEGLEQRLTSQDVADVLSFLTLPERRLLEQP from the coding sequence ATGCAAAAGTCGCGAATGATCGGGAGCATTCTTCTCGCCGCCGCCCAACTGTTGGGTGGCGGCGCGACGTGTTGCGCCGAGGACGCACCTCAAACGGCGCGCTCGCCGCAGCAGGAGCAGGCGACGTTTGTGCTTGCCGACGCGAACCTGGCCATCGATCTCGTCGCGGCCGAGCCCGACGTCACAAGCCCGGTGGCCATGTGCTGGGACGCCGACGGGGCGATGTACGTGGCCGAAATGCGCGATTACCCCGTCGGTCCGGCGTCGGGCACGATCCGCAAACTCGTCGATGCCGACGGCGACGGTCACTACGAGCGCGCAACGCTGTTCGCCGACAAGCTGAATTTTCCCAATGGCGTGCTCGCGACCGGCGAAGGGCTGTTGGTTACGGCCGCTCCGGATTTCTTGCTCTTACGCGATACGGACCACGACGGCGTGGCCGACGAGCGGCGGGTCGTCTTCACCGGCTTCGGCGAAGGGAATCAGCAGCTGCGCGCCAATGGTTTGTGCTGGGGACTGGACAATTGGATCTACGGCGCCAACGGCCGTAGCGACGGCGTGGTGCGCCGCCCCGACGAGCCGGCCGATCGTGGCGTTTCGATTCGCACGCGCGATTTTCGCTTCTCGCGAGACTTCAAACGATTCGAGGCCGTGATGGGGCAAAGCCAGTTCGGCCAGACGCACGACGACGCGGGCCGGCGATTTCTGTCGTGGAATACGATCCCTATCCGGCAGGTGATGTTCAGCGAGGCCGACGTATCGCGCAATCCGTACCTGGCCGCCGCGGCCGTACACAACCTTGCCGATCCGAGCGACCTGGGCGAAGTCTTCCCGATCAGCCCCAGGCCGCAGACGTTCAATCGCGAATCGACGAATCATTACAACGCCATGGCCGGCCTGGGGATCTTTCGCGGAGACGCTCTAGGAGACGAATACGCGGGCGACGCCTTCGTCGGCGAATCGCTGTCGAGCCTGGTACATCGGCGCAAGCTCGCGCCCGTCGGGCCGACGTTCGTATCACACCGCGTTGAACAGGGGAAGGAGTTCCTCGCCGCCCGCGATTCCTGGTTCCATCCCGTGTTCGCCTGCACAGGACCGGATGGCGCACTGTACATCGCCGATTTCTATCGCCGCTGGGTCGAGCACCCGCAATTCGTGACCGGCGAGTGGCGGAACAAAGTCGATTGGCGCGAAGGAGTGGCGCATGGTCGCATCTGGCGCGTTCATCGCCGCGACCGCGCACGGCAGACCGCTCCGAACCTGGCCAGAGCCGGCACGGCCGAGCTGGTTGCTGAGCTCGCGAGTACCAACGGCTGGCGGCGCGACACCGCGCAGCGTTTGTTGGTTGAACGCGGCGATCGCAGTGTCGCTTCACAATTGCTGAAGCTTGCCCGAGGCGACAACGCGCGCGCCGCGCTGCACGCCCTTTCAACGTTGGATGGGATCGGCGCGCTCGACGATGCGGCCGTGCTCGCCTCGTTCGCGCATCCGGCAGCCGACGTTCGTCGCCAGGCGGTTCTTTTGGCCGCGCTGCGCTGGCGCAATGCGCAAGCGCTGCGGCAGGCTGCCTGCCGGCTGGCGGAAACCGAAAAAGATGCCGGCGTGCTGTTCGAACTGGCACGCGCCGTGGGCGATCTGCCGGCCGAAGAAAAGCTGCCCGCGTTGGTTGCGCTTGCCCGCGTCAAGGACGCGCCATGGATTGTCCGCGCACTCTCGGCCAGCGCTGCCGACGTAGCCGGTCCCTTCATCGCGCGACTAGCCGCGGAGAATTCTTCCTGGCTCGGCGATCCTTCGATCGAACAGGTCGAGACGCTGGAGTACTTGGGCGAGTGCTGGGCCGTGGTGCCGAACGAGTCCGACGCCGGCAGTTGCATGGATTTCCTCGCGTCTGACCGTGCCGAAAAAAATCTGTCGGGGCGGTTGGCCGTTCTCGCCGGTGCGACCCGGGCATGGCATCATACGGCGGCGACGGGCAAAGCATCGCCCGCGGACCCCAGCCGCGACCCTCGCCTCGTGCCGACCATTGATGCGGCCCTCGGCCAGGCATTCGCGGAAGCGGCCCGCACCGATTTACGGTCGCTGGCCGTGCGCGTCGTGGGGGACGTTGGTTCGTCGGAGCAGGTCGCGCGGTTGGCGCCGCTCGCGGCGGGTTCGGCCACGGGCCCAGCCGCGGATACCGCGGTCGCGTCGATCTGCCGCCGCGGCGACGGGGCGCTTGTACGTGAATTGATCGACGGCTGGGCCAGTTTCACACCGGCCCGGCGCCGGCTGATCGCTTCGTCGGCGCTCGAATCGACCGTTGCCAGCCGAGAGTTTGTCGACGCCATCGCCCGCGAGGTCGTGCGTGCGGCCGAGATCGATCCGGCGGTGCGCGCAGCGTTTGAAAAATCGCGCGACGCGGAAATCGCAGCGCAAGCGGCGGAGCTATTTGCCAGGTCCGCGCCCGCGCCCCGCGACGAAGTGCTGGCCCGCTATCGGCCGGCGCTCGAACTAGCGGGTAACCGAGAGCATGGCGCGAAATTGTTCAAGGAGCATTGCGCGACCTGTCACACGATCCTGGGGTTCGGACGGCAGGTGGGACCGGATATCTCAGGCGTCGCCGGCCGGCCGAAGGAAACGCTGCTCGGTGACCTCCTCGATCCCAGCCGGCAAGTCGCGCCCGATTTTCTCAGCTACTCACTCATCACACGCGACGGCCGTGCGCTTGCAGGCATTCTCGTCAGCGACACGGGCGAAGCCGTTACGCTACGTCGCGGCGAGGGCGCCGACGACGTCGTGCTGCGGGCTGACATCGAAGAGCTGCAAGCCTCGGGCAAGTCGCTCATGCCCGAGGGGCTCGAGCAACGACTAACTTCGCAGGACGTGGCGGACGTGTTGTCGTTTCTCACGCTTCCCGAGCGGCGATTGCTGGAGCAGCCATAG
- a CDS encoding PQQ-binding-like beta-propeller repeat protein has translation MATSARGADWPQFRGPDGQGHSPEQNLPLTWSENENVAWKTPLAGTGWSSPVIRGRLIWLTTTIEQEGSLRAICVDALTGQLLRDVEVFRKADLGPINPKNTHASPSPVIDGDRLFVHFGAHGTACLSLRGEILWRNEDIKYDHAHGPAGSPVVWRDLVIVNCDGADTQAVVALDRQTGQVRWRAPREGKVGYATPLIAKVDGADQLISPGGGQVTAYAPATGQEIWRFRHSGDSIVLRPVVDHGLVFVSSGYGTLGFYAIDARSRGEIATADCAWTLRRGVPFDPSPLIVGDELYLVSDQGVVSCLDAKTGKQRWQLRLRGAFSASPLLAEGRIYITSEEGLTTVLAPGKSAKKLAENQIDGRVMASLATSDSAIFLRTDAALYRLQLAGGSPAPSKPVASRDKPRVTPDRIAR, from the coding sequence ATGGCGACATCGGCTCGCGGTGCCGATTGGCCTCAATTTCGCGGGCCGGACGGCCAAGGGCATTCGCCAGAACAAAACCTGCCGCTTACGTGGAGCGAGAACGAAAACGTGGCCTGGAAGACGCCACTAGCCGGGACGGGTTGGTCGTCACCGGTCATTCGCGGCCGCTTGATCTGGCTGACGACAACCATCGAACAAGAAGGATCCTTGCGGGCCATCTGCGTCGACGCGCTGACGGGTCAATTGTTGCGCGACGTGGAAGTATTTCGCAAAGCCGACCTGGGACCGATCAATCCGAAAAATACCCACGCCTCGCCCTCGCCGGTAATCGACGGCGATCGATTGTTCGTTCATTTCGGCGCGCATGGCACGGCGTGCCTGTCGCTGCGCGGAGAAATCCTGTGGCGCAACGAAGATATCAAGTACGACCATGCGCACGGCCCGGCAGGCTCCCCGGTCGTGTGGCGCGACCTGGTGATCGTGAATTGCGACGGCGCCGATACGCAGGCCGTCGTAGCTCTCGATCGGCAAACGGGACAGGTCCGCTGGCGCGCCCCGCGCGAAGGAAAGGTCGGCTATGCCACTCCCTTGATTGCCAAGGTCGATGGCGCCGATCAGCTCATCAGCCCGGGCGGCGGGCAGGTCACCGCGTACGCGCCAGCCACGGGGCAGGAAATCTGGCGCTTTCGCCACAGTGGCGACTCGATCGTGCTGCGACCGGTTGTCGATCACGGGCTGGTTTTCGTATCGAGCGGTTATGGCACGCTCGGTTTCTACGCGATCGACGCCAGGTCGCGCGGCGAGATCGCGACGGCCGACTGCGCCTGGACATTGCGCCGCGGCGTGCCGTTCGACCCGTCGCCACTCATCGTGGGCGACGAGTTGTACCTGGTCAGCGATCAAGGCGTGGTCAGTTGCCTGGATGCCAAGACCGGCAAGCAGCGCTGGCAATTGCGGCTGCGCGGCGCGTTCTCGGCTTCACCGCTGTTGGCCGAGGGACGGATCTACATCACCAGCGAAGAGGGCCTGACCACGGTGCTCGCTCCGGGCAAATCCGCCAAGAAGCTGGCCGAAAACCAGATCGACGGACGCGTCATGGCGTCGCTGGCCACTTCCGACAGCGCAATCTTCCTGCGCACCGATGCGGCGCTGTACCGACTGCAACTGGCGGGCGGATCGCCGGCGCCAAGTAAGCCAGTCGCTTCGCGCGACAAGCCGCGCGTAACGCCCGATCGGATAGCGCGTTGA
- a CDS encoding transglutaminase-like domain-containing protein has translation MRPLRIACLAALLCGIACATARAQFGEVDDKGPQRGQEFVNKYEVGMIITAGSEPCTDLIGTAPVPIDWPEQEVRVMQEDFDPAAKRVQYREAGGGTIKQMVVNIPLLPANEKARVVVVLEISRFTILPPKNTDEFVIPKKLARGVRQYLAQSPKIETTNPKIRALAKEITADQEGAWEKVEAIYDWVREHVKYVNGPLRGALAALNDGKGDCEELTSLFIALCRDIGVPARTVWVPGHCYPEFYLEDGEGKGHWFPCQAAGARSFGGIDEKRPILQKGDNFTVPERREKLRYVSEFLRGDGGQPRVQWVRGSSGA, from the coding sequence GTGCGACCATTGCGTATCGCTTGCCTGGCCGCCTTGCTCTGTGGCATCGCGTGCGCGACGGCGCGCGCTCAATTCGGCGAGGTTGACGACAAAGGGCCGCAGCGCGGCCAGGAGTTCGTCAACAAGTACGAAGTCGGCATGATCATCACAGCTGGCAGTGAACCGTGTACGGACCTGATCGGCACCGCGCCGGTACCCATCGACTGGCCCGAGCAGGAAGTGCGCGTAATGCAGGAGGATTTTGATCCTGCCGCCAAGCGGGTCCAGTATCGTGAGGCGGGTGGCGGCACGATCAAGCAGATGGTCGTTAATATTCCGCTGCTCCCGGCCAATGAAAAGGCACGCGTGGTGGTGGTGCTCGAGATTTCGCGCTTTACCATTTTGCCGCCGAAGAACACCGACGAATTCGTCATCCCCAAGAAGCTGGCCCGCGGCGTGCGGCAATATCTGGCGCAAAGTCCGAAGATCGAAACCACGAACCCCAAGATTCGCGCCCTGGCGAAAGAGATCACGGCCGACCAGGAGGGGGCGTGGGAGAAAGTCGAAGCGATCTACGATTGGGTCCGCGAGCACGTAAAGTACGTGAATGGCCCCCTGCGCGGCGCGCTGGCCGCCCTCAATGACGGTAAGGGGGATTGCGAAGAGCTGACGTCACTGTTCATTGCGCTGTGCCGCGACATCGGCGTGCCAGCGCGCACCGTGTGGGTACCTGGGCATTGCTATCCCGAGTTTTATCTCGAAGATGGCGAAGGCAAAGGGCACTGGTTCCCTTGCCAGGCGGCCGGTGCGCGGTCCTTCGGCGGCATCGACGAAAAGCGGCCGATTCTGCAAAAGGGGGACAACTTCACCGTGCCCGAGCGTCGCGAGAAGCTGCGCTACGTGTCGGAATTCCTTCGCGGCGACGGCGGCCAGCCGCGCGTGCAATGGGTGCGCGGATCGAGCGGAGCGTAG
- a CDS encoding NUDIX domain-containing protein, protein MSEKALRRGVVAVITRDEALLVIRRAEGIAAPGKYCFPGGGIEEAESEELALVRELREELGATVEPQRRLWQSVTPWGVELAWWLADLDHTAPLVPNPAEVASVHWLTMAEMDSLEELLESNREFLRHIRAGAINLR, encoded by the coding sequence ATGTCTGAAAAGGCGCTTCGCCGCGGTGTCGTGGCAGTGATCACGCGGGATGAGGCGCTATTGGTCATTCGCCGCGCCGAGGGAATCGCGGCGCCCGGCAAATACTGCTTCCCTGGCGGTGGTATCGAGGAAGCCGAAAGCGAAGAGCTCGCCCTGGTGCGCGAACTACGCGAGGAATTGGGAGCAACCGTCGAACCGCAACGCCGCCTATGGCAGAGTGTCACGCCATGGGGCGTCGAGCTGGCCTGGTGGCTGGCCGACCTCGATCACACGGCGCCTCTCGTTCCGAATCCGGCCGAGGTAGCCAGCGTCCATTGGCTGACGATGGCTGAGATGGACTCGCTAGAGGAATTGCTGGAAAGCAACCGCGAGTTCTTGCGTCACATCCGCGCCGGCGCGATCAACCTCCGCTAA
- a CDS encoding STAS domain-containing protein — translation MRLEVLSNDGPVKSVNASGRITQSAFMSEDEPLAVRFGDNIYAERLVLSLAGADYLDSRGVGWLLKCHRRFRQAGGMIVVHSIPTIILDVLKVLHMDEVLHLSPDEKCAREKALGDHV, via the coding sequence ATGCGCCTGGAAGTATTGTCCAACGACGGCCCTGTAAAGAGCGTCAATGCTTCGGGCCGCATCACGCAAAGCGCCTTCATGTCCGAAGACGAACCCTTGGCCGTGCGCTTTGGCGATAATATCTACGCCGAGCGACTCGTGCTCAGCCTGGCGGGAGCCGATTACCTCGACTCGCGCGGCGTCGGCTGGCTGCTGAAGTGCCATCGCCGCTTTCGCCAGGCCGGCGGCATGATCGTCGTACACTCGATTCCGACCATTATTCTCGACGTCCTCAAGGTGCTGCACATGGACGAGGTTCTGCACCTCTCGCCCGACGAAAAGTGTGCTCGCGAAAAAGCTCTGGGCGACCATGTCTGA